ATACCACCGGAAATGGTATCGATTTTACAGGCAACTATAATCTTACTTGTAACTGCTGAGGCATTCCTTTCAGGAATGAGACAAAAAGCTATAGAAAAAGAAGCAAAAAAATCAGAAAATGCCATTGCGAATGGTGGTGAAACAGCATGAATGGAGTTTTAAGTTCTATATTATCGTGGGATTTTTTATCAGCTGGAATCAGGGTAACAACGCCGATATTATTGGCAGCTCTTGGTGCATTAGTAGCTGAGCTTGCAGGAACGCCTAATATAGCTCTTGAAGGTACAATGCTATTTTCTGCTTTTGTTGGAGTAATAATCAGCGGATTTACACAGAATATATGGTTATCTATAATAGGTGCATTAATAACAGGTTGGGTAATGTCATCAATACTTGCGTATTTTTCTTTAAAATTAAAAACAGATATAATAATGGCAGCAATTGCTTTAAATATTTTTGCAAGTGGTGGAACTGTGTATGCACTGTATTTATTAACAGGCGATAAGGGTTCATCAGCTTCTGTTAAATCGCTTGTTTTACCAAATATAGATATACCTATAATAAAGGATATACCTATTTTGGGAAATATTTTAAGTGGGCATCATGTACTTACGTATGTTGCGGTATTAATGATATTCCTTGTTCAGTATATGTTATATAAAACACCTCTTGGTTTGAGGATTAGATCAGTTGGTGAATCACCTGATGCTGCACGTTCTGTTGGGATTTCTGTATTTAAAACACAATATACAGCCCTTGTAATTAGTGGTTTATTAGCAAGTTTAGCAGGTGTGTTTTTATCCATGGGTTATGTTTCATGGTTTGCAAGGGATATGACAGCAGGTAGAGGGTTTATAGCCCTTGCTGCTCAGGCGTTAGGTGGAACTTCTGCATATGGTGTAGCGTTAGGTTCATTATTGTTTGGTTTTTCAGAAGCTCTTTCATTCTCTTTGCAATTCTTAAATATTCCATATGAAGTAACGCAATCAATGCCATTTTTAATTACTGTTGGCGCATTGGCGTTTTATGCATGGAATAAGGTTAGAGAAAGTAAGGAAAAAATCTTTTAATTTAATTAAAGATTAAAGGAGGTTTTCGGGGTGAGTAAAAAACTTTCTTTGTTAGGATTATTTACCGCATTTTTAATTGTTACTGCGTGGATAAAAATTCCAACGCCATTTGGTGTGCCGTTTACCCTGCAGGTATTTGGAATTATACTTTCTATTTATTTCTTAAAAAAAGATGCATGGAAGGTTGTTTTGATTTATGTAATGCTTGGTATGCTTGGGCTTCCTGTATTTGCAGGATTTAATGCTGGGATAGCAACAATCTTAGGTCCAACTGGTGGATATATAATAGGATTCTTATTGGCTACTGTTGTTGCATTTTTGCCTTTTGAAGGGATATTAAGAGGAATTTTAGCCTTGATAATAATTTATGTATCAGGCGTATTAGGATTAATAATGAGGTTGGATATAAATTTAATTAAAGCAATTCAAATAGGTGTTTTACCATTTATTGTTTTTGATGTTATCAAGGTTGTACTTGGATATTATACATATGTACTTACAAAAAAATATAATATAGAAATTGTAAAATAATCTTTGTATAATAGCCTCTTCTATTAAAGAAGAGGCTATTTTTAATTTGTAATACTTTTTTCTTTTTATTTAAATCTTTTCGAAAGATTTTCATTATATTAGAGGAATAAGATATAAATGTTTTTTGCCTTTTATTAAAGAAAGGGGGATAAAATGACTATAAACGGTATTTTAGTTCTGGTAATAGTTGGATTGGCGTATCTGTATATTATTTTTGGAAAAAAGAACAAACCTGTGGTAGTTTTTAGTCTGGCTTTATTGATTTCTGGATTAAGATTGGTAGAAGGGTTAGATGCAGAAAACTTCAGTCATGTTGTGGATATTGATACATTGGGATTATTAACAGGTATGATGATGATAGTAGCTTTTTTAAGTAAGTCTGGTTTTTTTGAGTTTTTTTCTATTAAGATTATAAAGCTTGGGGGAAAACGATTCTTTTTAACAATTACAATGTTGATGATAATAGTAGCGTTAACATCAGCATTTTTAGATAATGTAGTTACTATTCTTGTTATGGCGCCTATGATTTTTTTAATAGCAGATATGCTTGAAATTAGTCCTATACCATTGATAATGCTAACTATTTTAATGGATAATATTGGAGGAGCTGCAACATTAATAGGTAGTCCTTTAAACCTTGTTATAGGTTCAATTAGTGGATATTCATTTAATGATTTTATTGTAAAAATGGGTCCTGTATCTATTCTGGCTTTCATAGGAGTATTGTTTTATTTTAAAAAGCATTTGAGAGTAGACGAAAAAACATTAAAAAATATAGCTAAATTAAATGAAATCGATGAAAGAAAAGCTATTACTGACAAAAAAATGATGATTTATTCATTAATAGATTTTATAATAGTAATTATATTATTTATTTTGCATTCTACTTTGCATTTAGAATTAGCTGTTATAGCACTTTTGGGTGGTTCTATTTTAGTATTTAAATTTGCAAATGGATATGAAGATGTTGCAAAGGATATAGATTGGGATATGCTATTCTTTTTTGCAGGTTTGTATATGACTTCATATGCATTGGAAGAAATAGGATTTACGGAAAAGATTGCGAATATGTTTATTCCACTTGAATCCAATCAATTACTGCTTATAGGTGTTTTTTATTTAATAGCTGTTATTACAATTCCAATTTTAAATAATGTACCATCGGCATTAATTCTGGCACCTGTTATAAGAATACTTGTAAATCAGGGTATTACACCTGTGTTATGGTGGGCTTTTGCAATAGGAGCAAATTTTGCTACCAGTTTAACCCCATTGGGAGCTGTTCAAAACCTGGTTGCAGTTAATTATCTTGAAAAGAATTTAGGAAGAAAGTTTGGATTTATTGAATATATGCGATGGAAGATAATACCAGTTTTAATATCTCTGGTAATTGGATTAATATATGTAGGATATTTATTATATATGTAAAACTGAGGCCATTAGAGGCCTCAGTTCAATTTATTAATGGCGTATTCAATTTGCTTACAGGCTCTTTCTACAATTTCTCTGGATGTTGCGATATTCATTCTCATAAAACCTTCTCCACCAGGACCAAAGGTATCGCCAGAATTAAAACCTACCTTCGCTTTTCTTTCCAGGAATCTTTTTAAATCATCCTGTTTCATATTTAATTCTCTGAAATCCAGCCAAACCAGGAAGGTGCCATCAGAATCAATCACTTTTACCTGTGGAATATTTTTTTCAAAGTATGACTTTACAAATTTATAATTTTCTTCTATATATTCCATAACTTCATTTAACCAATCTTTTCCGTGTTTATATGCAGCTTCTGCTGCGACGAGACTTGAGATATTTTGTAAATATAAACCAGCTTTTTGAATCCATGCTTCAAATGTGTTTCTTAATTTTTCATTTTTTATAATTGCAAAAGAATAATGAAAACCAGCAATATTAAATGTTTTGCTTGGAGCCATTAAAGTTATAGTTCTTTCTGCAATTTCATCAGAAAGTGAAGCAATTGGTATATGTTTTGAATTTTTAAATACAAGATCAGCATGAATTTCATCGGAAACTATTAATACGTCATGTTTTATACATAATTCTCCAATTTTTTCCAATTCTTCTTTTGTCCATACTCTACCAACGGGGTTATGAGGACTGCATAAAATAAACATTTTTGAATTTTTAAGTTTTTCTTCTAAATCTTCAAAGTCTATTTCATATTTATTATTTTTCAATACTAATTCATTTATTAAAAGATTTCTGTTATTATTTTTTACAGAACTCATAAAAGGTGGATATACAGGTGTTTGAATTAATATATTATCTTTTGGTTTGGTGAATAACATTATTGAAAAGTTTAAAGAGGGTATTACGCCATGTTCTGATAAAATCCAATCTTTTTTTACTTTCCAGGAATGTTTATATTCAAGCCAGTTTATAATATTTTCTTTTAAACTTTTTGGTTCATAAGTATAACCAAAAACGCCATGGTCTATTCTTTTTTGTAAAGCTTTTATTACTTCTTCAGGTGCTTTAAAATCCATGTCCGCTACCCACATGGGTATTACTTCATTATCAAAGAATAAATCTGTTTTCCAATCTTTCCAATCCCATTTAATAGAGTTTGTGTTTTTTCTTTCAACAAATTCCATTTTCTTCCCCCCATTTTTTTATAAATTAAAAGATTTTACCGGGCTTTCTGCCCGGTAAAATAAAAGTATTAAAATTCATTTATTACACTAAATTCTATTTTATCTTTAAATTCGTCATTAAATGAATCATAATATTTTGTATATAACATAAATAAATTGTTTGATACAGGATAACCTACAGAAATTTCGGCTGATGTATTTTTATCTAACCAATTATTAATATCTTCTAATGATTCCATAGGTCTATAGTATTTTCCAATAATAATTAGAGGAAATTCTTCAGAAGGTATTTGTGCATATAATGAGCCGGTAATTTCAGGATTTTGAACCTCAAAAGTTTTTGTTAAATCATAATGTAATCTTCCATTTGCATTTATAATATTTCCAAGATGAATATCAATTTCATTAATTCCACCAAATCTAATGGTATCATAATTTAAAATGTCGTAAGCTGTATCAGGATTTTCAAGGTTATTTTCATATTCAACATTTACAAATCCCAATTTATAATAAGGCATCTGTATAACTACAGGAAGTGATTTTAATGTTATTATACCTAAATTTAAAATTCCTCCTGCACCAGCGCCATAACCATTAACTGTTGTTGAGTCAATTGTAGAAGAGATATAACCAGCTTCCCCACCAATTTTTAAAATACCTTCTCCGAGATATGCACTTACACTACCGAGGACATCATCTCTTAAAGGTTTTATATCTTCTTTTTCCATGGTTTTACCGCCAAAAAATTCAAGGTTTATAAAGCCAACATGTGTTTTTAATATTCCATAGTATAAATAACCGCTCTGACTATAATTTACAGGAATAATTGAATCCAATGAATAAGGCATATGAACTTCTGCTTTTATATCTTCATTTATAAAACCTAAGTCTAAAGCATTTTTGAAGTTATTAGTATAATTATACATTAATATACCCAATCCTGCAGTTTTAGGATATGAAATTCCATATCTGAAATATAAAGGTCCAATTCTTAATTTTAATAAATTTATTGTTAATCCTGATAAAATATTATCTGTTTCTTCCATATTTGGAGTTCCATAATATAATGAACCACCAATTTCTTTTTGATATGCATTAAGACCCAACCCAAGCCCAAAAGAATCATTTTCGAAAACACCATTAATAGAATATAAAAGATAATCCTGTCCGTTTTCAGATACTGTGTTGAAATATGGTTGAACATAAAATTCCCCAAAGGATAAAGTTGCTAAAATGCCGATCAATATAATAGATATAAGTTTTTTCATGATATCTACCTCCTCTGTTTTTTTAGATTTTTTGCTGCAACTTCAGGAGATATTGAGTTTATAAAGAAACCTGATCCCCATTCAAATCCTGCAGCATGTGTTAGGCGTGGAATTAATTCAAGATGCCAGTGATAAAAGTTATTATTTAAATTATCAAAGGGAGAGGTGTGTATCATATAATTATATGGAATGTCTCCCAATAAAGAATAAAGATTATAAACAGTATGCTGCAAGATTTCAGCAAAGCTTTTAACTTTTTCAGGGAACTTTCTTAAAATTCCAAAATCAGATGAATGTTCTTTGGGAATTATCCATGTTTCATATGGAAATCGTGGGGCAAAAGGTTCAAATGCAATAAAGTGTTCGTTTTCTTCGATTATTCTGATATTATCTATTTTTTCCTGTTCAATTATAGAACAAAAAATACATTTTTTCTTTAAAGAGTAAAAATTTTTTGCACCTTTTAATTCTTCTTCTATGTATATAGGAATTATAGGAGTTGCAATTAATTGGGAATGTGGATGTTCTAAAGATGCTCCGGCATCGCTTCCATAATTTTTAAATATCTGTATGTATTTTATTTTTTTATCTTTTTTTATTTCGTTGAACCGTATTAAATATGCCCATATAATTTCTTCAACTTCTTTTTCGGACATATTATATATTTTATGATGGTGTTTTTGTGATTCAATTATTACTTCATGATAACCATATCCATCTAATGAATAATATATGCCATTTTTTTTGAATTTTGGTGATATATCAGGTATTACAGCAGGGAATTTATTTGGAACTACTCTTATCCACCAGTTTTCATCATTGGGTTTTGAATTTTCAGGTTTAAATGCCAGTATTTCTGGTGGAGTTAAATGTTCATTTCCCTTATCAAAAGGGCAAAATATTTCTTCGGATATTTCTTTTCTTTCAATTTTTTGAATAGGGCGATTTGAACGTTCTGAAGATATTATCACCCATCTGTTTGTTATAGGATCTTTTCTATATTCTGGCATAAAACCTCCCTGCCCTAGACTTTTTTAGCCAAAGCTCTTTTATACAAATGTATGTATTCTTCAGCAGATTTATCCCATGAAAAGTTACTATTCATAGCGTTTAAAACAACATTTTTCCAACATTCAGGTTTTCTATAATATATATTAAGTGCTTTTAAAATTGCAACCAATAAATCTGAAGAATGGTAATTATAAAATCCAAAACCGTTGCCTATATTTTTTTCACAATTAAATTCTTTTACTGTATCAGCCAGACCACCTGTATATCTTACAATGGGTATTGTACCATATCTCATGGAGTACATCTGTCCAAGGCCACATGGTTCATATCTTGAAGGCATTAAAAACATATCGCTTCCAGCGTATATTAATTGAGCTAATTTAATATCAAATCGTATATTTATTGACAATCTATTATTATATTTGTTCTGAAATTCCTTTAATTGTTTTTCAAAACGTTCTTCTCCTGTTCCAAGAATTATTACCTGAACATCTAAAAGAGTTAAATAATCGAGTATGTCGGCGATTAAATCTATGCCTTTTTGTTCTACTATACGGCCTATAAAACTTATTACAGGAATATTTTTATTTTCTGGTAATCCCAATTCCTTTTGAAGTGATAATTTATTTTTGTATTTATTTTCAAGATTTTCTTTACTGAAATTATATGGAATATTTTTATCTGTTTCAGGGTTTATTTTTTCATAATCAACACCATTTATTATTCCGTACAAATCATTATTTCTAACCTTTAATACACCATCTAATTTATACCCGTATTCTTCTGTTTGTATTTCTTCTGCATATGTTTTACTTACTGTATTAATTATATCGCTGAAAAGTATTCCACCCTTTAGAAAATTAATTTGACCAAAAAATTCAAGTGCATCGATATTGTATAAATAGCCCGGTAAACCTGCAATACTTAATATATCAGGTGGAAAGATTCCCTGATAGCCTAAATTATGAATAGTAAAAACAGTGGCTATTTTTGATAATACATCATCATCGCGGTAATTGGTTTTTAAATAAACAGGAATTAACGCTGTTTGCCAATCATTCAAATGAAGTAGATTTGTTTCTGGCAAATAATTTTTTATAAATGAAATTACTGCGTCAGAAAAATACGTTGTTTGATGTTCTTTATGAGGATATTCATATACGTCATCTGTTGAAAATAATTCTTCATTTTTTATCAGATATACAGGAATATCTGTATCTGGAAGAAAGGATTTAAATACAGAAAATGAATATTTAAAGGAATGACTGAAAGGATAAAGATTTTCCGCAACCTTTTCTAAAAGGTACCCTTTGCTTTTTATATTTTTTTCTGCAACTTTATGAAATGGCATAATAATATTAAGTTGGTCTGTATATTTCTTAATATATTTTGGCAATGTTCCCGCAACATCAGCAAGTCCGCCAACCTTCGCGAAAGGATCAACCTCATATGAAACAAAAGAAATATTCATATATCCCACCCCTTATATAATAATAAAAAGATTATTTAACCTTATATGGTGTATCATGAGTGAATATTACGTAATCAGACTTTTCCGTCCATTCTTTTACTATTTCTGCAACTTTATCTGTTCTCAAATTTCTCATAATATCATAAAAATCTATTTTTGTCATACATATATCTCCAGGCAAAAAGAGATTTCCGAAATTTTCACTTTCTATAAATAAAGATACATGTTCTTTTGAGTGGTAAGGAGTATAAATTACGGTAATGGCATTAAAAAGTTTTTCGCCACCTTTAAAAGTTTCCACGCGACCTTCCCAGGAATCAACCATTTGTTGATAAGCCTGACCAATTAAAGGACCGAAGTTTCGATAATTTTTTCCTTTATAATTTTCATGAATTCTTATTGTTGCATTAGGGAAAAATATTGAATTGTATGCATGATCAAGATGAACATGTGTAAGTACTATATCAGTAATTTCTTCTGGAGGAATATCTAAATTTTCTTCTATATCCTGGATTGTATGGATATGGCCGGGGTCTATTAAAACCTTTCTATTTTCATCTTCGAGTAAAAATACAGAAGAAAATGTTCCATGTACCCTTCCAGTAATAGTTAACAAGCCACCATCGAGTATAATCCTGAATTTCATATTTTCCCTCCTTTAAATATTAAGCCTCTTCGTAAATTCCATCATATTCTATATCATTATCATCAAGTATATTAGAAACAGCATTAACATCCTTTAGAGATAGTTTTACAGAAATCATACGTCTGGTTTTATTTATTTTACATGTAGTCATGGAAAGTATATTTAAATTATTATTGCTGAAAGTTTCAACTATTTTTTTTAATTGTCCAGGTTTATCGTCGAGAGTAAGTATAACTTTTGTTCCAGCTTCATTTAATGCTGTAATATTCACCATTGCACTGATTATCTCATCAAATCCAAATAATCCCACAGGATTCATATCATAATCTACAACGGGTAAAACTTTGAATTTAGTTTCCATCATTGTAAGAAGTACGTCTTCAACTAAGTCATCTTCATATAAAAAATCTTCAATAGGATCAAAAACATTAATTAGAAATTCATCGCTATCATATTCTCTTAAAATAGCAATATCTTCCTTTCTAATTGAAGAAAAAAGAGTCCCGTTTTTTCTTAAAATAAGTATTATATCAATATCTTTTTCGAAAAAAAGTTTTATTGCATCATCAATGGTATCATCAATATTTAATGTTTTAAAATCATTCCTCATCCATAATTTGACATACATTCTTATATCCTCCTTAATACTCTTTTATTATAATTATACACCAAAATATATGTTTTTTATGTTATAATGATATTGCCGACTTTTATACAGTAATTTTAAGGAGGAAATTAAAAATGAGTGAAAAAGAAAAAATAGCTATTGTTGCTG
This is a stretch of genomic DNA from Marinitoga piezophila KA3. It encodes these proteins:
- a CDS encoding CBS domain-containing protein; its protein translation is MYVKLWMRNDFKTLNIDDTIDDAIKLFFEKDIDIILILRKNGTLFSSIRKEDIAILREYDSDEFLINVFDPIEDFLYEDDLVEDVLLTMMETKFKVLPVVDYDMNPVGLFGFDEIISAMVNITALNEAGTKVILTLDDKPGQLKKIVETFSNNNLNILSMTTCKINKTRRMISVKLSLKDVNAVSNILDDNDIEYDGIYEEA
- a CDS encoding SLC13 family permease, giving the protein MTINGILVLVIVGLAYLYIIFGKKNKPVVVFSLALLISGLRLVEGLDAENFSHVVDIDTLGLLTGMMMIVAFLSKSGFFEFFSIKIIKLGGKRFFLTITMLMIIVALTSAFLDNVVTILVMAPMIFLIADMLEISPIPLIMLTILMDNIGGAATLIGSPLNLVIGSISGYSFNDFIVKMGPVSILAFIGVLFYFKKHLRVDEKTLKNIAKLNEIDERKAITDKKMMIYSLIDFIIVIILFILHSTLHLELAVIALLGGSILVFKFANGYEDVAKDIDWDMLFFFAGLYMTSYALEEIGFTEKIANMFIPLESNQLLLIGVFYLIAVITIPILNNVPSALILAPVIRILVNQGITPVLWWAFAIGANFATSLTPLGAVQNLVAVNYLEKNLGRKFGFIEYMRWKIIPVLISLVIGLIYVGYLLYM
- a CDS encoding biotin transporter BioY, which translates into the protein MSKKLSLLGLFTAFLIVTAWIKIPTPFGVPFTLQVFGIILSIYFLKKDAWKVVLIYVMLGMLGLPVFAGFNAGIATILGPTGGYIIGFLLATVVAFLPFEGILRGILALIIIYVSGVLGLIMRLDINLIKAIQIGVLPFIVFDVIKVVLGYYTYVLTKKYNIEIVK
- a CDS encoding ABC transporter permease, which codes for MNGVLSSILSWDFLSAGIRVTTPILLAALGALVAELAGTPNIALEGTMLFSAFVGVIISGFTQNIWLSIIGALITGWVMSSILAYFSLKLKTDIIMAAIALNIFASGGTVYALYLLTGDKGSSASVKSLVLPNIDIPIIKDIPILGNILSGHHVLTYVAVLMIFLVQYMLYKTPLGLRIRSVGESPDAARSVGISVFKTQYTALVISGLLASLAGVFLSMGYVSWFARDMTAGRGFIALAAQALGGTSAYGVALGSLLFGFSEALSFSLQFLNIPYEVTQSMPFLITVGALAFYAWNKVRESKEKIF
- a CDS encoding glycogen synthase, which encodes MNISFVSYEVDPFAKVGGLADVAGTLPKYIKKYTDQLNIIMPFHKVAEKNIKSKGYLLEKVAENLYPFSHSFKYSFSVFKSFLPDTDIPVYLIKNEELFSTDDVYEYPHKEHQTTYFSDAVISFIKNYLPETNLLHLNDWQTALIPVYLKTNYRDDDVLSKIATVFTIHNLGYQGIFPPDILSIAGLPGYLYNIDALEFFGQINFLKGGILFSDIINTVSKTYAEEIQTEEYGYKLDGVLKVRNNDLYGIINGVDYEKINPETDKNIPYNFSKENLENKYKNKLSLQKELGLPENKNIPVISFIGRIVEQKGIDLIADILDYLTLLDVQVIILGTGEERFEKQLKEFQNKYNNRLSINIRFDIKLAQLIYAGSDMFLMPSRYEPCGLGQMYSMRYGTIPIVRYTGGLADTVKEFNCEKNIGNGFGFYNYHSSDLLVAILKALNIYYRKPECWKNVVLNAMNSNFSWDKSAEEYIHLYKRALAKKV
- a CDS encoding MBL fold metallo-hydrolase, translating into MKFRIILDGGLLTITGRVHGTFSSVFLLEDENRKVLIDPGHIHTIQDIEENLDIPPEEITDIVLTHVHLDHAYNSIFFPNATIRIHENYKGKNYRNFGPLIGQAYQQMVDSWEGRVETFKGGEKLFNAITVIYTPYHSKEHVSLFIESENFGNLFLPGDICMTKIDFYDIMRNLRTDKVAEIVKEWTEKSDYVIFTHDTPYKVK
- a CDS encoding MalY/PatB family protein → MEFVERKNTNSIKWDWKDWKTDLFFDNEVIPMWVADMDFKAPEEVIKALQKRIDHGVFGYTYEPKSLKENIINWLEYKHSWKVKKDWILSEHGVIPSLNFSIMLFTKPKDNILIQTPVYPPFMSSVKNNNRNLLINELVLKNNKYEIDFEDLEEKLKNSKMFILCSPHNPVGRVWTKEELEKIGELCIKHDVLIVSDEIHADLVFKNSKHIPIASLSDEIAERTITLMAPSKTFNIAGFHYSFAIIKNEKLRNTFEAWIQKAGLYLQNISSLVAAEAAYKHGKDWLNEVMEYIEENYKFVKSYFEKNIPQVKVIDSDGTFLVWLDFRELNMKQDDLKRFLERKAKVGFNSGDTFGPGGEGFMRMNIATSREIVERACKQIEYAINKLN
- the galT gene encoding galactose-1-phosphate uridylyltransferase; protein product: MPEYRKDPITNRWVIISSERSNRPIQKIERKEISEEIFCPFDKGNEHLTPPEILAFKPENSKPNDENWWIRVVPNKFPAVIPDISPKFKKNGIYYSLDGYGYHEVIIESQKHHHKIYNMSEKEVEEIIWAYLIRFNEIKKDKKIKYIQIFKNYGSDAGASLEHPHSQLIATPIIPIYIEEELKGAKNFYSLKKKCIFCSIIEQEKIDNIRIIEENEHFIAFEPFAPRFPYETWIIPKEHSSDFGILRKFPEKVKSFAEILQHTVYNLYSLLGDIPYNYMIHTSPFDNLNNNFYHWHLELIPRLTHAAGFEWGSGFFINSISPEVAAKNLKKQRR